A single Corticium candelabrum chromosome 16, ooCorCand1.1, whole genome shotgun sequence DNA region contains:
- the LOC134192429 gene encoding leucine-rich repeat serine/threonine-protein kinase 1-like — protein sequence MASDESPESLFPVQRRKGIFDYVEKRDVVGLRRELAGLRSFSRARLLAERRNGKTALHRAAEMDSVEVLEALIEAGGDCNAVSGAEHGSQTALHFAVAHGSQQCVIDLLKYGADFNACNSKGETPENVATRSGQVKCYKAIRSCKQRLEENTKVAKTLSDRFSRAKCVDDFRKLFHEFRESQVRDLVRKDSSLLIRACQQGMVPEVKWLIEKRFLPFPNKEDEDSALLAVCHNSGNDEQQLVIVQMLLEAHPTLLDLEHAGANRNKALCYAVAAGNCKVVCFLLECYKAIGRRFNGDTLVSSKVNDIATLYVKQCAVEHLDIDDVILPDIAEDSVLHVACQLRDTLQKQLAIVQMLVKDYPKLLVSKAQDGSMPLHDAAATGNDKIVRFLLQCYTAIWLSCNGLDCVSIKSDIIAVDRVDYDPQLLDINEQRFSGHTALHLAVLNQHENVVRTMLDFSREISRILEQEMSNELRTGISNHLMIDFTVVDGTERTVLMQAAEENRHLILDLIFDKSSYFRETVCNVCSDPAISHNTVRGLLTAAVEHGYMETTKVLLKHNQCADMTEALAAAFKYKREDIVALLLFRLVGDCCDLETAEPNEINWQGRNLPHITRQWLIQAAEQLRDMQGITPPVGVDVTLASLSCVTYLDLSQNQLTTVPVEIFFMTEMTTLSLANNKLTYLYDTKAILSCSHLSKEEDPWITAGASRKGILPCQKLSKLIVSKNKLTDLPRELFELPNLQTLFASANMIAKLPDNVWSSHSLSELNLMKNSITRLPGPCGDYMTSMMPTTPPTPSNLHLRVSELAKSKGIRKARSLTDLGNKSCNERENKTLRYVKSDMLRKTGTSSSNIQSNGSDTRSTVSPSSSIDESDEIAEDVLPPDIFTSTSGSGGRQGSYQLQAKQKQLLQTLPAKSLASHHFLSTGSGTPTLVVGDTVPSHEHDSDPSLKHRTPTVGAYNYTVSESIDETDADGEHGTHCKSSSLTVLNVSHNKLMSLPLGFPCLAPNLKRLNISFNKFEAIDPVAMLPQSIENLNAKSNFIQTTLCERRTTPTCLVDDKIPSGGSSQCRHQRHDVLINLGFLQLRNNQLCDMELVQVKEDKDRDGTENRMVIALYPHLHTLELCNNKLVAFPRHICYLKELRVLKVSDNANIKKLSPDLICLNELLTLSLDGLDLVDLPQSEMNKGAKRIINFLRHRQVGAQLYRRMKLMVVGLAKKGKSTLVHRLVNYDSFKRIFLTDSRLREKTTTATVGIEISEIVLKPGKGLYSKEDPITFGIWDFAGHEEYYATHQCFLTHRSIYLVLWNLADGEEGIESLASWLANIQACAPGSPVLIVGTHLDVIERRSDASVHLQMLIGELRRRYKSPSRNSFSSVVGHIEVSLVNKLKNIKVLRTKLFEIACEMRDARGSYSERTSGKPMLQQMVPSSYLWLEKTVTKLKCEWDKSGRPPVISNKQFLDLLKDKIEIDEGGPGAKRLVENSEELDHATQFLHDNGVLLNYKGRLLKDLYFIDPQWLCRMASKVVGLQAANPCAKNGILNINNLQQLFRGNEFPAHLHNEYIALLEKFEVALRIDGDRLLIPSILPVSANEAVCLSCESLTLSESFASSSFESISQSGEVRPQSFVESLDKTVEGHQPEQRKNSRVTSGITFGRQQSKLSNSNASGMSYNVLSSPVKRLPRKLYRIYVVPFHVSGFWPRLVSRIFTDKSIQHTMKKLIADSGINDVNSDIIQWSCWRQGISMKVYGVTVLTLEGYPISTLHHRWNNNKSARVMSLGNNSISIKIDGNDTKIDGACCLEIAVFSSALTTLVKNQQPATFAREFSRDRSPTAASQLLSVESIRVTTAPLPLKRQVSHESHSRQQFARIRSQGRNLQRLQSQNERIANKDLLARNQCFSQMAAFLLSKGAYHVDTLLGDWYEGLQPGASHHSNSTVRRIIPCLNCVSDVNKEPVFDPMSNVVSSDRKKKFVHSERIGNRRDKNLVTIGSQVSVDNCPSYRFQKEKSNTFDGETNWQIIEMPKAHSSFEISGLAQNMSDSSCNINYVSLSACISHVYLEQLAPGSPQLPQLCPSHAEATVDLLAPDVIFQDLPYSLRVDKSLVVQGKQLGKGGYGNVFQGYMTTTTKSKRRDSHDLRDDIAIKTFDEALKDRLSNETDAEKATQLYNIVRAEISVMLTLHHPNVLPLYGLCINPLWMLTRYAPGGDLKNITDEYRQSNCQILPYTLREVLRQVASGMQHVHQQNIIYRDLRVDNVLVWKFPQPGCDQPNQVHVKVADYGISRFISSFGIRPGKLEGNPNYLAPEIVQHAGREAYSVEADIFTYGLLIYELLTLEKPFQDVSAGVSLRYLKGKRPKVSVKYRRNFFTVHTLMWWCWTQDPAQRPDFTQVLRVLQSELFLRLVHHVRVTKKLTIMTGCIAPRQISEEEEDILFSSDDQRYLEVWLSNSIGQISIVECFNKTTKVEVALKCPSRGQAMCCVQSTMWVGTEKHGLFVYSIKSRTLLQQWPITCNEEFDSNPFADQKKFQTCQAILAIIHIKDLGCVLVAQDDGTLVVFRDVINHSSDRRTSSNLSLSPVSHCSLRLRLVMQHDLGVTIGPVHCMVAIPQGDGLIEVWAGLQSGQMAILDSQRLVAGGSSQDVVKGTLNTRDEEKRSGDFVKCLVTSECQRGDNIDQHNRYVWCSSHGSRFVYQWNASTQQKVEQIDCHSILKETTSSTRDSRVTSMLIHAGCLFIGTGGGHVIIVDIPVMRTLATMLPHARAVRCLIPFEPDLRQRVSYLLSAEYSYKRDETATLIEADSASEYSTLDLTSCPFKNKISRAAVLSCGSGLFGLVDQDQSRYPELIPVDEDEGHMLMWLADKWGSPGV from the exons ATGGCCTCAGACGAGTCACCAGAGTCTCTCTTTCCCGTCCAGCGTCGCAAAGGAATTTTCGATTACGTCGAAAAGAGAGACGTGGTCGGTCTGCGACGCGAACTGGCGGGACTTCGCAGCTTTTCGAGAGCTCGGTTGCTTGCCGAGCGACGAAACGGAAAGACGGCGTTACACAGAGCAGCGGAAATGGACAGTGTCGAAGTTTTAGAGGCGCTTATTGAAGCAGGAG GAGACTGTAATGCTGTGTCTGGCGCTGAACATGGTTCACAG ACTGCTTTGCATTTtgctgttgcacacggttcccAGCAGTGTGTGATAGACCTCCTGAAGTACGGAGCAGATTTTAATGCTTGCAACTCAAAAGGAGAGACTCCTGAAAACGTTGCCACTAGATCTGGTCAAGTTAAGTGTTACAAGGCAATACGCAGTTGTAAGCAGCGACTGGAGGAGAACACGAAGGTGGCTAAGACACTGTCAGATA GATTTTCTCGAGCAAAGTGTGTCGATGATTTTAGAAAATTGTTTCATGAGTTTAGAGAAAGCCAAGTTCGTGACTTGGTCAGGAAAGACTCCTCGCTGCTCATACG cGCATGTCAACAAGGAATGGTCCCTGAAGTAAAATGGCTAATTGAGAAACGGTTCTTGCCATTTCCAAACAAGGAGGATGAAGACTCCGCTTTGCTTGCCGTTTGTCACAATTCAGGCAATGATGAGCAGCAACTTGTTATTGTCCAGATGTTGTTAGAAGCTCATCCCACATTATTGGATTTGGAACATGCGGGAGCGAACAGAAATAAGGCATTGTGTTATGCAGTGGCTGCTGGTAACTGTAaagttgtctgtttcttgctgGAATGCTACAAAGCTATTGGACGACGTTTTAATGGTGACACATTAGTCTCAAGTAAGGTCAACGACATCGCAACATTATATGTGAAACAGTGTGCTGTGGAACACCTTGACATTGATGATGTCATTTTGCCAGATATTGCAGAAGACTCTGTGCTTCATGTTGCATGCCAGTTACGTGATACGTTGCAGAAACAGCTTGCTATTGTACAAATGCTGGTCAAAGATTATCCCAAGCTGCTCGTTTCTAAAGCACAAGATGGTAGCATGCCACTCCATGATGCGGCTGCTACAGGTAATGACAAAATAGTTCGTTTTTTGCTTCAATGTTATACAGCAATATGGCTGAGTTGCAACGGTCTTGATTGTGTTAGCATCAAAAGTGACATTATTGCTGTTGACCGAGTTGATTATGATCCACAGCTGCTTGATATCAATGAACAAAGATTTTCTGGGCATACTGCACTTCATTTGGCTGTATTGAACCAACATGAGAATGTGGTGCGAACAATGTTGGATTTTTCAAGAGAAATATCGAGAATTCTTGAACAGGAAATGAGCAATGAACTGAGAACAGGAATCTCTAACCATTTGATGATCGATTTTACTGTAGTTGATGGCACAGAAAGAACTGTGTTGATGCAagctgcagaggagaacaGACATCTCATTCTTGATCTTATCTTTGATAAGTCTTCGTACTTTAGAGAGACAGTGTGTAACGTATGCAGTGACCCTGCTATCTCTCACAACACAGTGCGTGGCCTTCTAACTGCTGCCGTAGAGCATGGCTACATGGAAACAACGAAAGTTTTGCTAAAACACAACCAGTGTGCTGACATGACCGAAGCTTTAGCTGCAGCTTTCAAGTACAAACGAGAAGACATAGTTGCTTTGCTTCTCTTCAGGTTAGTTGGCGATTGTTGTGATTTAGAAACCGCCGAGCCAAATGAGATTAACTGGCAAGGACGGAACCTTCCACATATCACACGCCAGTGGCTCATCCAAGCGGCTGAGCAGCTTCGTGACATGCAAGGAATTACACCACCAGTCGGAGTGGATGTCACTCTAGCATCCCTTTCTTGTGTCACTTATCTTGATTTGTCTCAAAATCAACTGACTACGGTTCCGGTTGAAATCTTTTTTATGACAGAGATGACTACGCTGagccttgcaaacaacaagttGACGTACCTTTATGATACGAAAGCCATCTTATCATGCAGTCATTTATCGAAAGAAGAAGATCCGTGGATCACGGCTGGTGCCTCAAGGAAGGGAATCCTTCCGTGTCAGAAGCTCTCCAAACTTATTGTCAGTAAGAATAAGCTAACCGATTTACCAAGAGAGCTCTTTGAGCTTCCTAATCTCCAAACGTTGTTTGCATCAGCAAACATGATCGCCAAACTTCCTGATAACGTTTGGTCATCACACTCATTGAGTGAACTTAATCTAATGAAAAATAGCATAACACGCCTGCCAGGTCCATGCGGAGATTACATGACAAGCATGATGCCGACGACTCCTCCAACTCCTTCAAATTTGCATTTACGAGTGAGTGAGTTAGCTAAGAGCAAGGGTATTAGAAAAGCGAGGTCATTGACAGATCTTGGTAACAAGAGCTGCAATGAAAGGGAAAACAAGACACTTCGATATGTCAAATCTGACATGTTGAGGAAAACGGGTACAAGCAGTTCGAATATACAAAGCAACGGCAGTGACACAAGATCAACTGTGTCACCATCATCAAGCATTGATGAGAGCGATGAGATTGCAGAGGATGTGCTGCCTCCTGATATCTTCACATCCACTTCAGGATCTGGTGGTAGACAGGGGTCGTACCAATTGCAAgcaaaacagaaacagttgTTGCAAACACTTCCGGCGAAGAGTCTGGCGTCTCACCATTTTTTGTCAACAGGAAGCGGAACACCGACGTTGGTTGTTGGTGACACAGTCCCATCACATGAACACGATTCTGATCCATCACTGAAACATCGGACACCTACTGTTGGAGCTTACAATTACACGGTGAGTGAAAGCATAGATGAGACAGATGCAGATGGTGAACACGGTACGCACTGTAAATCGTCATCACTCACTGTCTTGAATGTGTCTCACAACAAGCTAATGAGTTTGCCTCTTGGTTTTCCGTGTCTTGCTCCAAACCTCAAGAGACTCAACATTTCGTTCAACAAATTTGAAGCAATAGATCCAGTTGCCATGCTGCCCCAGTCAATTGAAAATTTGAATGCAAAGTCAAATTTTATCCAAACGACACTATGTGAGAGACGTACAACACCTACTTGCCTTGTCGATGACAAAATACCATCTGGAGGCAGTTCCCAATGTCGACATCAGCGTCACGATGTGCTGATAAATCTAGGTTTCTTACAGCTGAGAAACAATCAGCTGTGTGACATGGAACTAGTTCAAGTGAAGGAGGACAAAGACAGAGATGGGACTGAAAACCGCATGGTCATCGCACTCTATCCACATCTACATACTCTAGAActctgcaacaacaaactcgTTGCTTTTCCACGTCACATTTGTTATCTGAAGGAGCTGAGAGTGCTGAAGGTGTCAGACAATGCGAACATTAAGAAGCTATCACCTGATCTCATCTGTTTAAATGAGCTCTTGACATTGAGTCTGGATGGACTTGATCTTGTTGATCTCCCACAAAGTGAGATGAACAAAGGAGCAAAACGAATCATTAATTTTCTTCGTCACCGTCAAGTCGGAGCACAACTCTATCGCAGAATGAAGCTAATGGTTGTTGGATTGGCAAAGAAAGGCAAGTCGACTCTCGTTCATCGACTTGTCAACTATGACAGTTTTAAGAGAATCTTTCTCACAGACAGCAGACTGCGGGAGAAGACGACTACAGCAACTGTCGGCATTGAGATCAGTGAGATTGTACTGAAACCGGGAAAAGGTTTATACAGCAAAGAAGATCCAATAACATTCGGGATTTGGGATTTTGCTGGCCACGAGGAATACTATGCCACACACCAGTGTTTCCTCACACATCGGTCTATTTATCTTGTGCTGTGGAACTTGGCGGATGGGGAGGAAGGCATTGAGAGCTTAGCATCTTGGCTGGCAAACATTCAAGCGTGTGCGCCTGGATCACCAGTGCTAATTGTTGGTACACATTTAGATGTAATAGAACGACGATCTGATGCTAGTGTGCACCTTCAAATGCTGATTGGTGAGCTGAGACGTCGATACAAGTCTCCGAGTCGTAATAGTTTCTCAAGTGTTGTTGGTCACATTGAGGTGTCTCTGGTGAACAAGCTGAAAAACATCAAAGTTTTGCGAACGAAGCTTTTTGAAATTGCTTGTGAAATGAGAGACGCTCGTG GAAGTTACTCGGAACGAACCAGTGGGAAGCCAATGTTGCAGCAGATGGTTCCATCAAGCTACTTGTGGCTTGAAAAAACAGTGACAAAATTGAAGTGTGAATGGGACAAGAGTGGTAGACCTCCTGTTATTAGCAACAAACAGTTTTT agACCTTCTGAAAGACAAGATTGAAATTGATGAAGGAGGCCCAGGGGCTAAACGTTTGGTTGAGAATAGCGAGGAGCTTGACCATGCTACCCAGTTTCTGCATGATAATG gTGTTTTGCTGAACTACAAAGGTCGACTACTGAAGGATCTCTATTTTATTGATCCACAGTGGCTGTGTCGAATGGCATCTAAAGTAGTGGGTCTACAAGCAGCCAACCCTTGTGCCAAGAATGGCATCCTAAATATCAACAACTTACAGCAGCTGTTTCGGGGTAACGAGTTTCCTGCTCATCTTCACAACGAATACATCGCGTTGCTGGAGAAATTTGAAGTCGCCTTACGAATTGACGGCGACCGGCTGCTTATTCCATCCATCCTTCCTGTCAGTGCCAATGaggctgtgtgtttgtcttgtgaGTCTTTGACCCTCTCTGAGTCATTCGCTTCTTCATCGTTTGAGTCAATTTCCCAGAGTGGAGAAGTAAGACCACAAAGCTTTGTGGAGTCTCTAGACAAGACAGTTGAAGGTCATCAGCCAGAACAACGGAAGAATAGTCGTGTCACTTCTGGCATTACATTTGGTCGGCAACAATCAAAATTGTCAAACTCAAATGCCTCAGGGATGTCATACAATGTGTTGTCGTCTCCAGTTAAGAGGCTGCCTCGTAAGCTTTACCGGATCTACGTAGTTCCATTTCATGTCAGTGGCTTTTGGCCTCGTCTAGTGTCTCGCATATTCACTGACAAATCAATTCAGCACACGATGAAGAAACTGATTGCAGACAGTGGTATCAACGACGTCAACTCTGATATTATTCAGTGGAGTTGCTGGCGGCAAGGAATCAGTATGAAAGTTTATGGTGTCACCGTCTTGACTCTCGAAGGATACCCCATTAGTACTCTCCACCACCGATGGAATAATAACAAGTCTGCTAGGGTCATGTCGTTGGGCAATAATTCAATTTCTATCAAAATAGATGGGAATGATACGAAAATTGACGGCGCCTGTTGCTTGGAAATTGCTGTCTTTTCGTCTGCTCTCACCACACTGGTGAAGAATCAGCAGCCAGCGACATTTGCAAGAGAGTTTTCAAGAGATCGATCTCCAACAGCTGCAAGCCAGCTGCTCTCAGTCGAAAGCATTAGAGTGACAACAGCACCATTGCCTTTGAAGCGACAAGTTAGTCACGAGAGTCACTCAAGGCAACAATTCGCACGCATTCGATCACAAGGAAGGAACCTCCAAAGACTTCAATCACAAAACGAACGAATAGCTAACAAAGACCTTTTGGCACGTAACCAGTGCTTCTCACAGATGGCAGCTTTTCTTCTCAGTAAAGGAGCATATCATGTTGACACGTTGCTGGGAGATTGGTATGAAGGGTTACAACCCGGTGCATCGCACCATTCCAACTCAACTGTGAGACGAATTATTCCCTGCCTCAACTGTGTATCTGATGTAAACAAGGAGCCTGTGTTTGACCCAATGTCGAACGTTGTCTCGTCTGAtagaaagaagaaatttgtacACAGTGAACGAATTGGGAATAGACGTGACAAAAACCTTGTAACCATTGGTAGTCAAGTGAGCGTTGACAATTGTCCATCATATCGTTTCCAGAAGGAGAAATCAAACACTTTTGATGGGGAAACTAACTGGCAAATTATTGAGATGCCTAAAGCTCATTCAAGCTTTGAAATTTCAGGATTAGCCCAAAACATGAGCGATAGCTCATGCAATATTAACTATGTTTCTCTTTCGGCGTGCATTTCTCACGTTTATTTGGAGCAGCTGGCACCAGGTTCTCCTCAATTGCCACAGCTCTGCCCTAGTCACGCCGAAGCAACGGTTGACTTGCTAGCACCTGATGTT ataTTTCAAGACTTGCCGTATTCCCTGCGAGTTGATAAGTCGTTGGTTGTGCAGGGCAAGCAGTTGGGTAAGGGTGGATACGGTAATGTATTTCAGGGTTacatgacgacgacgacaaaAAGCAAGCGACGTGACAGTCATGACCTACGAGACGACATTGCAATTAAAACATTTGACGAAGCTTTGAAAGACCGGCTCAGCAACGAAACGGATGCCGAGAAAGCGACTCAACTATACAACATTGTTCGCGCTGAAATATCCGTCATGTTGACTCTTCATCACCCGAACGTGCTGCCTCTCTACGGCCTGTGCATCAACCCACTGTGGATGCTCACTCGTTATGCACCAGGTGGCGACCTCAAGAACATCACAGACGAATATCGTCAGTCAAATTGCCAGATATTGCCGTACACTTTACGAGAGGTTCTTCGGCAGGTTGCAAGTGGCATGCAGCACGTTCACCAGCAGAACATCATCTATCGCGATTTGAGGGTTGATAACGTTCTGGTGTGGAAGTTTCCTCAGCCAGGTTGTGATCAACCCAACCAAGTGCACGTGAAGGTTGCCGATTACGGCATTAGTCGATTCATTTCGTCGTTTGGTATCAGACCAGGGAAGCTGGAAGGAAACCCAAACTACTTGGCACCTGAGATTGTGCAACATGCAGGACGAGAAGCGTATTCTGTTGAG GCTGATATCTTTACATACGGATTGTTGATCTACGAACTCTTAACTCTTGAAAAACCATTTCAAGATGTCAGTGCTGGTGTTAGTTTGAGATACTTGAAAGGCAAAAGACCAAAAGTCTCAGTCAAA TACCGTCGAAATTTTTTCACAGTTCACACATTGATGTGGTGGTGTTGGACACAAGATCCAGCCCAACGACCTGATTTCACTCAGGTGCTGCGAGTCTTGCAATCAGAACTCTTTCTTCGACTCGTTCATCACGTACGAGTCACTAAGAAGCTGACAATCATGACTGGGTGTATAGCACCACGTCAGATaagcgaggaggaggaggacaTTTTGTTTTCTAGTGATGATCAACGCTATTTGGAGGTTTGGCTGAGCAATTCAATTGGTCAGATTAGCATTGTGGAATGTTTCAACAAGACAACTAAAGTTGAA GTTGCTTTGAAATGCCCGTCTCGCGGCCAAGCAATGTGCTGCGTGCAAAGCACAATGTGGGTGGGCACTGAGAAACACGGACTGTTTGTCTACTCCATAAAATCACGCACACTACTACAACAGTGGCCAATTACATGTAACGAAGAATTCGATTCGAATCCATTTGCTGACCAGAAGAAATTCCAAACTTGTCAAGCCATTTTGGCAATCATTCATATCAAGGATCTTGGGTGTGTCCTCGTAGCACAGGATGACGGCACGCTGGTTGTATTTCGCGATGTCATCAATCACAGTTCTGATCGTAGGACTTCAAGTAATTTATCATTGTCACCCGTGTCTCATTGCTCTCTTAGACTACGACTTGTAATGCAACATGATTTGGGTGTTACAATTGGACCAGTTCACTGTATGGTCGCTATACCTCAAGGAGATGGATTGATTGAGGTGTGGGCTGGTCTTCAAAGCGGTCAAATGGCAATCCTAGATAGTCAACGTCTGGTGGCTGGTGGATCATCACAAGATGTCGTGAAGGGAACACTGAACACGAGAGACGAGGAAAAGCGATCGGGTGATTTTGTGAAATGTTTGGTTACGAGTGAATGTCAACGTGGCGACAACATCGATCAACATAACAGGTACGTGTGGTGCTCGTCGCATGGCAGTCGGTTTGTATATCAGTGGAATGCgtcaacacaacagaaagtgGAACAAATTGACTGTCACTCTATTCTCAAAGAGACAACCTCAAGCACTAGAGACAGCAGAGTAACATCCATGCTCATCCATGCTGGCTGCTTGTTCATTGGCACTGGTGGTGGCCACGTAATCATTGTCGACATTCCTGTTATGCGGACGCTTGCTACAATGTTGCCTCATGCAAGAGCCGTTCGTTGCTTGATTCCTTTCGAACCTGACTTGCGACAGAGAGTGTCATACCTTCTCAGTGCTGAGTACAGTTACAAACGGGATGAGACAGCAACATTAATTGAAGCGGATTCCGCATCAGAATACTCAACATTAGACTTAACAAGCTGCCCATTCAAAAACAAGATCAGTCGAGCGGCTGTTCTCAGCTGCGGTTCAGGTCTCTTTGGTTTGGTTGACCAAGACCAGTCACGCTACCCAGAATTGATACCGGTAGACGAAGATGAAGGCCACATGTTAATGTGGCTTGCAGACAAGTGGGGATCCCCAGGTGTATGA